A window of the Sporosarcina sp. FSL K6-2383 genome harbors these coding sequences:
- a CDS encoding aldose epimerase family protein, protein MNIDIQNTVNNWKLFTLTNQQNMSVSLLNYGGIITAINVPDRHNNIENVVLGFKNHADYTQNLNFLGAIIGRVAGRIQAATFAIEDQSYRLEANEEAHHLHGGAGGLHQVIWTAAPFQTEDTVGVALSHTSVDGEGGYPGTVEITVTYTLTNNNELIVDYVATSDKNTALTLTNHSYFNLSGNIGRTIHDHHVTIASDEFIELDNELIPTGNKLEVTHTPFDFRTGQLIADGIDSTFSQNIIASHGYDHYFILNPQQQEAIYVKDEVSGRVMTIKTNQPGVVMYTANNLTEGLELTEGTSKRYDGICFETQASPASLHHEGFPTVRLDAHIPYDKQTVFSFGVLLD, encoded by the coding sequence ATGAATATAGACATACAAAACACCGTGAATAACTGGAAATTATTCACACTAACCAATCAGCAGAACATGAGCGTCAGCTTGCTAAACTATGGTGGCATCATTACTGCTATTAACGTTCCAGATCGTCATAACAACATCGAGAACGTCGTACTAGGTTTCAAAAACCATGCAGACTATACCCAGAACCTTAACTTTCTTGGTGCGATTATTGGTCGTGTAGCAGGAAGAATTCAAGCAGCTACTTTTGCCATAGAAGATCAATCCTATAGATTAGAAGCAAATGAAGAAGCCCATCATTTACATGGCGGTGCTGGTGGGTTGCATCAAGTCATTTGGACAGCTGCCCCCTTTCAAACAGAGGATACAGTAGGAGTGGCTTTGTCACATACGAGCGTAGACGGTGAAGGAGGCTATCCGGGGACAGTGGAGATTACTGTTACTTATACATTGACCAATAACAATGAGCTAATTGTCGATTACGTGGCAACTTCCGATAAAAATACTGCACTTACTTTAACCAATCACTCATACTTTAATTTATCTGGGAATATAGGACGGACGATACACGACCATCATGTCACAATCGCTAGTGATGAATTTATTGAACTCGATAATGAATTAATTCCAACGGGTAACAAGCTCGAGGTCACGCATACACCATTTGATTTTCGGACTGGGCAATTGATTGCCGATGGGATTGACTCCACATTCTCACAAAATATCATAGCAAGTCATGGTTATGACCATTATTTTATTTTGAATCCTCAACAACAGGAAGCAATTTATGTTAAAGACGAAGTCAGTGGGCGTGTTATGACAATCAAGACCAATCAACCGGGTGTAGTCATGTACACAGCCAATAATCTGACTGAAGGGCTGGAGCTAACAGAGGGCACATCTAAACGATATGACGGCATTTGTTTTGAAACACAAGCCTCCCCCGCTTCCTTGCATCATGAAGGCTTTCCAACTGTACGGCTAGATGCGCATATCCCCTATGATAAACAGACCGTGTTTTCATTTGGCGTGCTACTAGATTAG
- a CDS encoding galactokinase: MKLDLRKEFQTIFDSTEIPRIFFAPGRINLIGEHTDYNGGHVFPATISFGTYALAHKRDDQKLRFFSLNFTHTGIIECDLSHLAYDEAHDWANFPIGMIKFMRDSGFIISSGMDILFFGDIPNGAGLSSSASIEMVTGVLLEGLFDLEIDRVKMIQLGQQVENNYIGVNSGIMDQFAIGKGKKDHAILLNCQTLDYQYAPIQLEDHVIMIINTNKRRTLATSKYNERRTQCEQALADLQRELSIESLGDLTKEQFKQHMYLIQNKTNLKRAKHAVYENHRTLEALQQLQQGHIDAFGQLMNQSHLSLQLDYEVTGIELDTIVHTAWEQPGVIGARMTGAGFGGCAIAIVEKEQVEHFKNTVNTIYHQKTGYEATFYTATIGDGARELIEGVI; encoded by the coding sequence TTGAAGCTGGATTTACGGAAAGAGTTTCAAACTATTTTTGACAGCACTGAAATTCCACGTATATTTTTTGCACCCGGTCGCATTAATTTGATTGGTGAACATACAGATTATAACGGTGGCCACGTCTTCCCTGCCACGATTTCATTTGGTACATATGCACTTGCACACAAACGTGATGATCAAAAGTTACGCTTTTTCTCACTAAATTTTACGCATACTGGAATTATTGAATGTGATCTTAGCCATTTAGCTTATGACGAAGCGCATGACTGGGCGAACTTCCCTATTGGGATGATTAAGTTCATGCGTGACAGCGGATTTATAATTTCTTCAGGGATGGACATTTTATTTTTCGGAGACATCCCCAATGGTGCTGGGTTGTCCTCCTCCGCTTCAATTGAAATGGTCACTGGCGTTTTGTTGGAAGGATTATTTGACCTAGAAATAGATCGTGTCAAGATGATTCAGCTTGGGCAGCAAGTAGAAAATAATTATATTGGTGTCAATAGTGGCATTATGGATCAGTTTGCAATTGGAAAAGGAAAAAAAGACCATGCAATTCTATTAAATTGTCAAACATTAGATTATCAATATGCGCCCATCCAATTGGAAGACCATGTGATTATGATTATTAACACGAATAAGCGACGTACTTTAGCTACTTCAAAATATAATGAACGACGGACACAATGCGAACAAGCATTAGCAGACTTGCAACGGGAACTTTCAATTGAAAGTCTAGGTGATTTAACAAAGGAACAATTCAAACAACATATGTACTTAATTCAGAATAAAACAAACCTAAAACGTGCAAAGCATGCAGTCTATGAAAATCATCGGACGTTAGAAGCTCTGCAGCAGTTACAACAAGGACATATAGACGCCTTTGGTCAATTGATGAATCAATCACATCTTTCACTTCAGCTAGATTATGAAGTAACAGGTATTGAGTTGGATACAATCGTTCATACGGCATGGGAGCAACCTGGCGTGATTGGGGCCCGTATGACAGGTGCTGGATTTGGTGGCTGTGCAATTGCCATTGTTGAAAAGGAGCAAGTGGAACACTTTAAGAACACTGTCAATACTATCTATCATCAAAAAACAGGCTACGAAGCAACTTTTTATACCGCGACAATTGGGGACGGGGCTAGAGAACTTATTGAAGGAGTGATTTAA
- the galT gene encoding UDP-glucose--hexose-1-phosphate uridylyltransferase has protein sequence MIYQQITGLIRQALQIELIEYADQIYATNQVLALLHLKAMPAQIENSIDDTIPNLLEQIIDYAVEQGIIEDVFDDREILSANIMNCFVARPSVINNIFQEKYRHSPQQATDYFYALSKNSNYIQMNRIQKNIQFKTDTIYGKLDITINLSKPEKDPEQIKRESQLKHTVNYPKCLLCIENEGYAGRTGYPARANHRVIKISLTNENWYLQYSPYVYYNEHSILLAEKHRDMKIGKATFERLLHFISKFPHYFIGSNADLPIVGGSILSHDHYQAGRYDFPMTAAATALSFELDHFSDVSATILEWPLTTIRLQGVSTESLIEAADHILSIWKNYNDEQASISAFSGNTPHNTITPIARMRDGQFELDLVLRNNRTIDEHPLGIFHPHADVHHIKKENIGLIEVMGLAVLPARLKDELVEIKAFLQDRPSTVAPYHHQWADQLKEKYGLLGDLVQIDAFLEQELGAKFAKVLGDAGVFKDNHACERFINSINKRADD, from the coding sequence ATGATTTATCAACAGATTACGGGACTTATTCGACAAGCACTTCAGATCGAGCTAATTGAATATGCTGACCAAATCTACGCCACAAACCAGGTGCTTGCCTTACTCCATCTCAAAGCAATGCCGGCACAAATTGAAAATTCGATAGACGATACCATTCCCAATTTACTTGAACAAATCATTGATTATGCTGTTGAACAGGGTATCATTGAAGATGTCTTTGATGACAGAGAAATCCTATCCGCCAATATCATGAATTGCTTTGTGGCAAGACCTTCTGTTATTAATAACATTTTTCAAGAGAAGTATCGCCATTCCCCACAACAAGCAACCGATTATTTTTATGCATTAAGTAAAAATAGCAATTATATTCAGATGAACCGAATCCAAAAGAATATCCAATTTAAAACTGATACAATCTACGGTAAATTGGATATTACGATTAATCTATCAAAACCTGAGAAAGATCCAGAACAAATTAAACGTGAGAGCCAATTAAAGCATACGGTGAATTATCCAAAATGTCTCTTATGCATCGAAAACGAGGGCTACGCAGGTCGAACTGGTTATCCCGCACGCGCCAATCACCGTGTGATAAAAATATCACTCACTAATGAAAACTGGTATTTACAATATTCACCGTATGTCTATTATAACGAGCATAGTATTTTGCTAGCTGAAAAACATCGTGATATGAAAATTGGTAAAGCGACTTTTGAGCGATTGCTTCATTTTATCAGCAAGTTTCCACATTATTTTATTGGTTCAAATGCTGATTTACCGATTGTCGGTGGATCTATTTTAAGCCATGATCATTATCAGGCTGGTAGATATGACTTTCCAATGACTGCTGCCGCCACTGCTTTGTCGTTCGAACTCGATCATTTCTCAGATGTATCAGCGACTATTTTGGAATGGCCACTAACGACCATTCGCTTACAAGGTGTCAGCACCGAGTCATTGATTGAAGCGGCAGACCATATCCTCTCAATCTGGAAAAATTACAATGATGAGCAAGCAAGTATTAGTGCTTTCAGTGGAAATACGCCACATAATACCATCACACCGATTGCCCGTATGCGTGATGGACAGTTTGAACTTGATTTAGTGTTACGTAATAATCGAACAATTGATGAACATCCATTAGGGATTTTCCATCCACATGCTGATGTTCATCACATCAAAAAAGAAAATATTGGGCTGATTGAAGTGATGGGGCTCGCTGTTCTACCCGCTCGTTTGAAGGATGAATTAGTAGAAATTAAGGCATTTTTACAAGATCGACCAAGTACTGTTGCCCCCTACCATCATCAATGGGCGGACCAGCTTAAAGAAAAATATGGACTGTTGGGTGATCTTGTACAAATTGATGCATTTTTAGAACAAGAACTAGGAGCTAAATTTGCTAAAGTACTTGGAGATGCGGGCGTCTTTAAAGATAACCATGCATGTGAACGATTTATCAACAGTATCAATAAAAGGGCGGACGATTGA
- a CDS encoding sugar ABC transporter permease has protein sequence MHLTKKSKVAIIIGLLPALVLYILFAILPIIQSFYYSLMEWNGISDMTFVGIDNFKRLFQEPLFWSSVKNNVYVVTASVLGQIPIALFIALLLNRKLKGVRIFRTIGFLPVVLSTVVISLTWSLIYNSKNGMLNELLRTVGLDGLTQNWLGDTKWTMFAVLVTIIWQFIGLYLIIFLAALQNIPEEVLEAAKMDGASEWVTTFKITIPMIWSTIIVAVILCISGSLKTFDLIYVMTNGGPAHSTEVMALYMFNETFSKLNYGYGSAVSVFIFFFSLILIFIVTKVFKGKMI, from the coding sequence TTGCACTTAACTAAGAAAAGTAAGGTAGCCATAATTATTGGATTGCTACCAGCTTTGGTACTTTATATTTTGTTTGCGATATTACCGATTATTCAATCCTTCTATTATTCTTTAATGGAATGGAATGGCATCTCTGATATGACATTTGTGGGGATTGATAATTTTAAAAGGTTATTTCAAGAGCCCTTATTTTGGAGTTCGGTTAAGAATAACGTTTATGTAGTTACAGCATCTGTTTTAGGGCAAATTCCAATAGCATTATTCATAGCACTTCTATTAAATAGAAAACTAAAAGGTGTTAGGATTTTTAGAACAATTGGCTTTTTGCCAGTTGTTTTGTCTACAGTTGTTATCTCATTAACTTGGAGTCTTATTTATAATTCCAAAAATGGAATGCTTAATGAATTATTAAGAACTGTTGGATTGGATGGATTGACTCAAAATTGGCTAGGCGATACGAAATGGACCATGTTTGCAGTTCTAGTCACAATCATTTGGCAATTTATTGGGCTTTACTTAATTATATTCCTAGCTGCCTTACAAAATATCCCGGAGGAAGTATTAGAAGCTGCAAAAATGGATGGTGCTTCAGAATGGGTAACTACTTTTAAAATTACAATACCGATGATTTGGAGTACAATCATCGTTGCAGTGATTTTATGTATATCAGGTAGTTTGAAAACATTCGATCTAATTTATGTAATGACAAATGGTGGTCCAGCACATTCTACAGAAGTTATGGCGTTATATATGTTTAATGAGACATTTAGTAAACTAAATTACGGATATGGTAGTGCTGTTTCTGTATTTATATTTTTCTTCAGTCTTATTTTAATATTTATCGTCACAAAAGTGTTTAAGGGTAAAATGATATAA
- a CDS encoding BglG family transcription antiterminator gives MLTLRIKTILRELVAVATPITGKYLATINQVTSRTIREDIKTLDLLLVDNGANIDSIMGQGYKLRITDEQLFRSYLKRISGDDSTLGKVIPKLPEERIIYLIKRFLLSERYIKLDDLADEMYVSKSTIQNDLVHVKNKLSLYDIRLEARPNYGLKVSADELKLRFCMAEYIFERREGIARQLFGSHFTLLSQGELDSLLEIIVSQINIHQITVSDIAINNLVIHMAIAYKRIKDGYHITLYKTDLDEILGQKEYQVASEIVRKVEERFQVEFPQEETAYIALHLLGTKILLQMNATNKIIKEVVEEDISKVVVKMLDKIESKLNLGVSEDQELIIALSLHLKPAVNRFKYGMNVRNPMLEDIKKNYPLAFEAGVIAGATINEQIAMEVDENEIGYLALHIGAAIERRKSKIGPKKCLIVCASGLGTAQLIYYKLKNQFGEGLELVGTTEYYKLHQYNLLDIDFIVSSIPIQEQLPVPVIIVNAILGDTDIRKIEQFIVHSKQKFNAFFQEELMFLTKSFVSQEETLEFLHTALLDKGLVDGTFLDAIYEREKVAPTSFGNLVAIPHPITPNSDKTFLAVCTLTKPVMWNGKPVQFICLLSVKKNSQEDLQGMYDLLGEIIHDSSLVEKLINVKTYDAFMKVLSKEKA, from the coding sequence ATGTTGACCTTAAGAATAAAAACAATCCTTCGAGAATTGGTAGCCGTAGCAACACCTATTACAGGTAAATATTTGGCAACTATCAACCAAGTTACTTCTAGGACAATAAGAGAAGACATAAAAACCCTTGATTTATTGCTCGTCGATAATGGAGCGAATATTGATTCGATAATGGGGCAAGGATATAAATTAAGGATTACAGATGAGCAATTATTTCGTAGCTATTTAAAAAGAATTTCTGGCGATGATTCTACACTTGGAAAAGTGATTCCTAAATTACCAGAGGAGCGAATTATTTATCTCATAAAGCGCTTCCTTTTAAGTGAGAGATACATTAAGCTAGATGATCTAGCTGACGAAATGTACGTTAGCAAATCGACCATTCAAAATGATTTAGTGCATGTTAAAAACAAGCTGTCATTGTATGACATTCGTTTAGAAGCACGTCCTAATTATGGATTGAAAGTCAGTGCCGATGAATTAAAGCTCCGTTTTTGTATGGCTGAATATATATTTGAGCGAAGAGAGGGGATAGCTCGGCAACTATTCGGCTCTCACTTTACGCTGCTATCACAAGGGGAATTGGATTCTTTATTAGAAATCATTGTAAGTCAAATCAATATTCATCAAATTACTGTGTCGGATATTGCGATTAATAATCTAGTGATTCATATGGCTATCGCCTATAAAAGAATAAAAGATGGCTATCACATTACTTTATATAAAACGGATCTAGATGAAATACTTGGACAAAAGGAATATCAGGTGGCTAGCGAAATTGTTAGGAAAGTTGAGGAGCGGTTTCAAGTTGAGTTTCCTCAAGAAGAAACGGCATATATCGCACTACACTTACTAGGTACGAAAATCTTATTACAAATGAATGCTACGAATAAGATTATTAAAGAAGTTGTAGAGGAAGATATTTCAAAGGTAGTCGTAAAAATGTTGGACAAAATAGAGTCCAAGCTAAACCTAGGGGTGAGCGAGGATCAAGAGCTTATTATCGCATTAAGCTTACATTTAAAGCCTGCAGTCAATCGTTTTAAATATGGTATGAATGTTAGGAATCCAATGCTTGAAGATATTAAGAAAAATTACCCCCTTGCTTTTGAAGCTGGGGTTATTGCGGGGGCAACTATCAATGAGCAGATTGCCATGGAAGTTGACGAGAATGAGATAGGCTATCTTGCGCTTCACATAGGAGCTGCCATTGAACGAAGGAAATCGAAGATTGGTCCAAAGAAATGTTTAATCGTTTGTGCTTCAGGATTAGGAACTGCACAATTAATTTACTATAAATTGAAGAATCAGTTCGGAGAAGGACTAGAGCTTGTAGGCACTACTGAATATTATAAGCTACATCAATATAATTTACTGGATATTGACTTTATCGTAAGTTCTATTCCAATTCAAGAACAGCTTCCAGTCCCTGTTATTATCGTTAACGCTATTTTAGGAGATACAGATATAAGAAAAATAGAACAATTTATCGTGCATTCAAAGCAAAAGTTTAACGCTTTTTTCCAAGAGGAGCTTATGTTTTTAACTAAAAGTTTTGTATCCCAAGAAGAAACATTGGAATTTTTGCATACTGCATTATTGGATAAAGGATTAGTTGATGGAACATTTCTCGATGCAATTTATGAGCGAGAGAAAGTAGCACCGACATCATTTGGAAATTTAGTGGCGATTCCACATCCTATAACACCCAATTCGGATAAAACCTTTCTAGCGGTTTGTACATTAACAAAACCCGTTATGTGGAATGGTAAACCTGTACAATTTATTTGTTTACTCAGTGTGAAAAAGAATAGTCAAGAAGATTTACAAGGGATGTATGATTTGCTAGGGGAAATTATTCATGATAGTTCACTTGTCGAAAAGTTAATTAATGTGAAAACATATGATGCATTTATGAAAGTGTTATCAAAAGAAAAAGCGTAA
- a CDS encoding PTS lactose/cellobiose transporter subunit IIA, with the protein MDKITEIAFQIILNAGNGKSSAMEAIQAAKEKNFEEADRLIEEAGEELGKAHSYQTKLLQKEASGEENPITVMLIHSQDHLMTAMTVRDLAIEIVEIYRNK; encoded by the coding sequence ATGGATAAAATAACAGAAATAGCATTCCAAATCATTTTAAATGCTGGGAATGGAAAATCGAGTGCAATGGAAGCTATACAAGCAGCGAAGGAAAAAAACTTTGAAGAGGCTGATCGTCTCATCGAAGAAGCTGGAGAAGAGTTGGGGAAGGCGCATAGCTATCAAACTAAATTACTGCAAAAAGAAGCTAGTGGTGAAGAGAATCCTATCACTGTGATGCTTATCCATTCTCAGGACCATTTAATGACGGCGATGACTGTTAGAGATTTAGCAATAGAAATTGTTGAAATTTATCGCAATAAATAA
- a CDS encoding extracellular solute-binding protein, with translation MKRIGLIIFGVFMVLSLAACGSNKDSSTDGVIELTLWNDWTEDRPENTVYKEIIAKFNEEHKDIRIKVESIPHDQYETKLRTQAAGKQLPDMMRVWPGARTAPLAEGGALLPLNSIIDHWDGVIPDSILQDYALDGNYYAIPSNISETSLIYYFKDLLQEVGYDEFPSTYVELKKLIQALNDKDITPIALGNKSIWPLQSVYISTIADRHTGSNFLKEALNGTVSFENEQFIKSLSVIDELTKLNAFNEDMNTIDEAQSRSEFIKGETAMHFAGSWALGPIIGSVENLDNIGVAPFPTFEGGEGDASKISGVAGGGIAVNSNLSDEEQEAAFTFLKYYYSDELYQQLVKANIIVPADVKMDDSIPQVFRDANSYAQGGLSPVYDATLTPELTDMINNGLQSITLGEKTPEELAKEMQKEWEKKK, from the coding sequence GTGAAGAGAATTGGATTAATAATATTTGGGGTATTCATGGTGTTAAGTTTAGCAGCCTGTGGCAGTAATAAAGATTCCTCTACAGATGGTGTAATTGAATTGACGCTTTGGAATGATTGGACTGAAGATCGACCGGAAAATACAGTTTATAAAGAAATTATTGCTAAGTTTAATGAAGAACATAAGGACATTCGAATTAAAGTAGAAAGTATTCCACATGATCAATATGAAACAAAACTAAGAACGCAAGCCGCAGGAAAACAACTTCCGGATATGATGCGGGTCTGGCCGGGGGCTCGAACTGCTCCGCTTGCGGAAGGTGGCGCATTACTTCCGCTTAATTCGATCATTGATCATTGGGATGGAGTAATTCCAGATTCTATATTACAGGATTATGCTTTAGATGGAAATTACTACGCGATACCTTCTAATATTAGTGAAACGAGTTTGATTTACTATTTTAAAGATTTGTTACAAGAAGTTGGATATGATGAATTCCCATCTACTTATGTAGAGTTGAAAAAGCTGATACAAGCACTAAACGACAAAGATATTACTCCAATTGCACTTGGTAACAAATCAATTTGGCCTTTGCAATCCGTATATATTTCTACTATTGCTGATCGTCATACTGGGAGCAACTTTTTGAAAGAAGCATTAAATGGAACTGTATCTTTTGAAAATGAACAATTCATTAAGTCCCTATCTGTGATAGATGAATTGACTAAATTAAATGCATTCAATGAAGATATGAATACGATTGATGAAGCACAGTCAAGAAGTGAATTTATCAAAGGAGAAACGGCAATGCACTTTGCAGGATCATGGGCGCTTGGTCCAATTATTGGGAGTGTAGAAAACTTAGATAATATAGGAGTCGCTCCATTTCCCACATTCGAAGGTGGAGAGGGAGACGCTTCAAAAATATCAGGTGTCGCAGGTGGTGGAATTGCAGTTAATAGTAATTTAAGCGATGAAGAGCAAGAGGCAGCCTTTACATTTTTGAAATACTACTATAGCGATGAGCTGTATCAGCAACTTGTAAAAGCAAATATTATTGTTCCGGCAGATGTGAAAATGGATGATAGTATACCTCAAGTTTTTCGTGATGCAAATAGCTATGCACAGGGTGGTTTGTCACCAGTGTATGATGCAACCCTGACACCAGAATTAACAGATATGATTAATAACGGGCTCCAATCAATTACATTAGGTGAAAAAACACCAGAGGAATTAGCTAAGGAAATGCAAAAAGAATGGGAGAAAAAGAAGTAG
- a CDS encoding glycoside hydrolase family 1 protein has translation MSVQYKFPTGFWWGSATSATQIEGAANEGGKGLNIWDHWYKTEPNRFFDNVGPESTSNFYHLYKEDIRLMKEIGHNTFRMSISWSRLIPTGRGKVNAEAVQFYNNVIDELIANDIEPFVTLYHFDMPLELQEEGGWENREVVEAYTDYAKECFRLFGDRVQKWFTFNEPIVPVEGGYLYDFHYPNVVDARRAVQVAYHTMIAHAQAVRAYRTFSFEEGQIGIVLNLTPSYPRSENPADLQASNRADLFFNRSFLDPSVLGEYPAELIDILREHDQLPVTEQGDSKLLKEGIVDLLGVNYYQPRRVKAKEHLPNTDGPFMPDWFFDNYEMPGRKMNKYRGWEIYEKGIYDIMMNLKENYGNVESFIAENGMGVEDESRFIVDGEVQDDYRIEFIGGHLKWLHKAIEEQCNVRGFHMWSFMDNWSWMNAYKNRYGFISVDIETQKRTPKKSAHWIKTVSENNGF, from the coding sequence ATGTCAGTACAATATAAATTCCCGACAGGTTTTTGGTGGGGAAGCGCAACGTCAGCAACACAAATTGAAGGTGCTGCAAATGAAGGAGGAAAGGGACTAAATATATGGGATCATTGGTATAAAACAGAACCGAATCGTTTTTTCGATAATGTTGGTCCTGAGTCTACTTCTAATTTCTATCATTTGTATAAAGAAGATATTCGTTTGATGAAAGAAATTGGTCATAATACATTTCGAATGTCTATTTCATGGTCCCGCTTAATTCCAACTGGACGTGGAAAGGTAAATGCCGAAGCTGTACAGTTCTATAATAATGTCATTGATGAATTGATTGCCAATGATATCGAGCCATTTGTTACTCTTTATCACTTTGATATGCCACTGGAACTTCAAGAAGAAGGTGGTTGGGAAAATAGGGAAGTTGTCGAGGCTTATACAGACTATGCTAAAGAATGTTTCCGCCTATTTGGTGATCGCGTGCAAAAATGGTTCACGTTCAATGAACCAATTGTTCCGGTTGAGGGAGGCTATCTGTACGATTTCCACTATCCTAATGTTGTTGATGCAAGGCGTGCAGTCCAAGTGGCTTATCATACGATGATTGCTCATGCTCAAGCTGTAAGAGCATATCGCACATTTTCATTTGAAGAGGGGCAAATTGGGATTGTTTTAAATTTAACGCCATCTTACCCGAGAAGTGAGAATCCGGCTGATTTACAGGCTTCCAATCGAGCTGATTTATTCTTCAATCGTAGTTTTTTAGATCCATCCGTATTAGGAGAATATCCAGCTGAGTTGATTGATATACTGAGAGAACACGATCAGTTGCCTGTGACGGAACAAGGTGATAGCAAATTATTAAAAGAAGGGATTGTCGATCTTCTTGGCGTAAACTATTATCAACCACGACGAGTGAAAGCAAAGGAACATTTACCTAACACAGACGGTCCATTTATGCCTGATTGGTTCTTTGATAATTATGAAATGCCAGGTAGGAAAATGAATAAGTACCGTGGATGGGAAATATACGAAAAAGGCATTTATGATATAATGATGAACCTAAAGGAAAACTATGGAAATGTCGAGTCGTTTATTGCTGAAAATGGAATGGGTGTTGAAGACGAGTCACGGTTTATAGTCGATGGTGAAGTTCAGGATGATTACCGGATTGAATTCATTGGTGGTCATTTGAAATGGTTGCATAAAGCAATCGAAGAGCAATGTAATGTTCGAGGTTTTCACATGTGGTCATTTATGGATAATTGGTCATGGATGAATGCTTATAAAAATCGTTATGGCTTTATCTCAGTAGATATTGAAACACAGAAAAGAACTCCTAAAAAGAGCGCCCATTGGATAAAAACTGTTTCCGAAAATAATGGTTTCTAA
- the galE gene encoding UDP-glucose 4-epimerase GalE, translated as MSVLVLGGAGYIGSHAVYQLMDQQLDVVVIDNLQTGHREAVHPGATFYEGDIRDIAFMRSVFTKESIEAVVHFAANSLVGESMEMPLEYFDNNVYGTQVLLQVMQEFQVKKIVFSSTAATYGEPEAVPITEDMPTNPTSTYGETKLTMEKMMKWCEQAYGIHYVALRYFNVSGARESGKIGEDHHPETHLVPIILQTALGQRTHITIFGEDYDTPDGSCIRDYVHVEDLIQAHLLALQYLNNGGKSDIFNLGSNQGFSVKEMIETARAVTGKEIPTQAGVRRAGDPSILIASSEKAASLLGWQPTRTSIDKIIQDAWNWHVNHPTGYQKDVTNE; from the coding sequence ATGAGTGTATTAGTTTTAGGTGGAGCAGGCTATATTGGATCACATGCGGTTTATCAGCTAATGGACCAGCAATTGGATGTTGTCGTTATTGATAATCTCCAGACAGGTCATAGAGAGGCTGTCCATCCTGGTGCAACCTTTTATGAAGGGGATATTCGTGATATTGCCTTTATGCGTAGTGTCTTTACGAAGGAATCCATTGAAGCCGTTGTCCATTTTGCAGCGAATTCCCTTGTTGGTGAATCTATGGAAATGCCACTGGAGTATTTTGATAATAACGTTTACGGCACACAGGTTTTATTGCAAGTGATGCAGGAATTTCAAGTGAAGAAAATTGTTTTTTCATCGACAGCAGCTACTTATGGGGAGCCTGAAGCAGTGCCGATTACAGAAGACATGCCTACTAACCCGACAAGTACATATGGGGAAACGAAGCTGACGATGGAAAAAATGATGAAATGGTGCGAGCAAGCTTATGGCATTCACTATGTCGCCTTACGCTACTTCAATGTTTCAGGTGCACGTGAATCTGGGAAAATTGGAGAAGATCATCATCCCGAGACACATCTTGTTCCAATCATTCTCCAGACAGCGCTCGGACAACGAACACATATTACTATTTTCGGGGAGGATTATGATACGCCAGATGGTAGCTGTATTCGTGACTATGTACATGTAGAAGACCTAATCCAAGCGCATCTTTTAGCCCTTCAATACTTAAATAATGGGGGGAAAAGCGATATTTTCAATTTGGGGAGCAATCAAGGCTTTTCTGTTAAAGAAATGATTGAAACAGCACGCGCAGTGACGGGCAAAGAAATCCCAACACAAGCAGGTGTGCGTCGCGCAGGTGATCCAAGTATTTTGATCGCTAGTTCTGAAAAAGCTGCTTCCTTATTAGGATGGCAGCCAACACGCACTTCTATTGATAAAATTATTCAAGATGCTTGGAACTGGCATGTCAATCACCCCACCGGCTACCAAAAGGACGTGACAAACGAATGA